Proteins from a single region of Rhodovibrio salinarum DSM 9154:
- a CDS encoding aminoglycoside phosphotransferase family protein, translating into MPAIPDRATLTRQLRTHPRFADLGADELTPMAVKGLAHEHLRVGQRGWVLRVPKQSQFAFGAQDNLTYQAACFERVSASGHAPRLAAVLTPSEELPMGALVVEEIVGRPPRLPDDLPALAAAMARVHHLPVPSPMDRPPLADHSDPVAGAMAEITAQAEYLDAADLDPAAREELEAELDWARAFAARVEGAAQPIRLVLTDTHPGNFLITDDGKAVIVDLEKALYGSPGTDLAHATLYSSTTWDPDTYADLSLDALGGYYSHYLEAVGPELAQQLRPWLVPLRRITFLRALTWCVMWSVEHRRAARTDAAGHGRDWSADNTDPALIAHVADRVAEYLRPETLRRMRAEWLAAPGLAAEIGD; encoded by the coding sequence ATGCCCGCCATACCCGACCGCGCCACCCTGACCCGCCAGTTGCGCACCCATCCTCGCTTCGCCGACCTGGGTGCGGACGAACTCACGCCCATGGCCGTCAAGGGCCTGGCGCACGAACACTTGCGCGTCGGCCAACGCGGCTGGGTCCTACGCGTGCCCAAACAAAGCCAGTTCGCCTTCGGCGCGCAAGACAACCTGACCTACCAGGCCGCCTGCTTCGAACGGGTCAGCGCCAGCGGCCACGCGCCGCGCCTGGCCGCGGTCCTGACGCCGAGCGAGGAACTGCCGATGGGCGCCCTGGTGGTCGAGGAGATCGTCGGCCGCCCGCCGCGCCTGCCGGACGACCTGCCCGCGCTCGCTGCCGCGATGGCACGGGTGCACCACCTCCCCGTTCCATCTCCAATGGACCGCCCGCCGCTCGCCGATCATAGCGACCCGGTCGCCGGCGCGATGGCCGAGATCACGGCGCAGGCCGAGTATCTCGACGCCGCGGACCTCGACCCGGCCGCACGGGAAGAACTGGAGGCCGAACTGGACTGGGCTCGCGCCTTCGCCGCGCGTGTCGAGGGCGCGGCGCAGCCGATCCGGCTTGTCCTAACCGACACCCATCCGGGCAACTTCCTGATCACCGACGACGGCAAGGCCGTGATCGTCGATCTGGAGAAGGCGCTTTACGGCTCACCCGGAACCGATCTGGCGCATGCCACGCTGTACAGCTCCACCACCTGGGACCCGGACACCTACGCCGACCTCTCGCTGGACGCACTGGGCGGCTACTACAGCCACTATCTCGAAGCCGTCGGGCCCGAGCTTGCGCAGCAGCTCCGACCCTGGCTGGTGCCGCTGCGCCGGATCACCTTCCTGCGCGCGCTCACCTGGTGCGTGATGTGGTCGGTCGAGCACCGCCGGGCTGCACGCACCGACGCGGCGGGACACGGGCGCGACTGGTCGGCGGACAACACCGACCCGGCGCTGATCGCCCACGTCGCCGACCGTGTGGCCGAGTACCTGCGGCCCGAAACGCTACGTCGGATGCGCGCGGAATGGCTGGCCGCCCCCGGTCTGGCAGCGGAAATCGGCGACTGA
- a CDS encoding TIGR04283 family arsenosugar biosynthesis glycosyltransferase, with protein MSLTDSTLPPSSFPQVLPSSIAAGVQAPEGTLSVVIPTLNARARLPGCLGALRAARAASLVDQVIVADGGSSDGTPEIARGFGAIVVAAPTGRGPQLAAGAKAASGDWLLFLHADTKLAEGWERVLAEHLARPDAAAMAAAFQLAFDEVSDGAARVARLANWRARRLGLPYGDQGLLIARSLYDGVGGYRELALMEDVDLVRRLGRHRLQVLQATAVTSAARYQREGWWRRPARNLSVLALYLLGVPPRFLRRLYG; from the coding sequence ATGTCCCTAACCGACTCCACACTGCCCCCGTCGTCGTTCCCGCAGGTTTTGCCGTCCAGCATAGCTGCCGGCGTGCAGGCGCCGGAGGGCACGTTGTCAGTGGTGATCCCCACGTTGAACGCGCGGGCGCGCTTGCCGGGGTGCCTGGGGGCATTGCGTGCGGCCCGGGCGGCGAGTCTGGTCGATCAGGTGATCGTGGCCGATGGCGGGTCCAGCGACGGCACGCCGGAGATTGCGCGTGGGTTCGGCGCGATCGTGGTCGCCGCGCCCACAGGACGTGGCCCGCAACTGGCCGCCGGCGCCAAGGCGGCGTCCGGTGACTGGCTGCTGTTCCTGCACGCCGATACCAAGTTGGCCGAGGGGTGGGAGCGCGTGCTTGCTGAGCACCTGGCCCGGCCGGATGCTGCGGCGATGGCGGCCGCCTTCCAACTCGCCTTCGACGAGGTGTCCGACGGCGCCGCGCGTGTGGCAAGGCTGGCGAACTGGCGTGCCCGGCGGCTGGGGCTGCCCTACGGTGACCAGGGCTTGCTGATCGCCCGGTCGTTGTACGACGGGGTGGGCGGCTACCGCGAGCTCGCGCTGATGGAGGACGTCGATCTGGTGCGCCGTTTGGGCCGGCACCGCCTGCAGGTCTTGCAGGCGACGGCCGTGACCAGTGCCGCACGCTACCAGCGGGAGGGGTGGTGGCGGCGCCCGGCGCGCAATCTGAGCGTCCTCGCGCTCTATCTGCTGGGGGTGCCACCACGTTTCCTGCGCCGTCTGTACGGCTAA
- a CDS encoding TIGR04282 family arsenosugar biosynthesis glycosyltransferase gives MASTRHLVIFARQPQIGVGKRRLARGVGDLNAWRFQRLMLARLLHRVAGDPRWTTWLAVTPDSAAVRPTWLPRAAYGAVTAIPQGRGDLGARMARPMRTLPAGPVVIVGSDVPGIDRHHVAHAFFALGRTDAVLGPAADGGYWLIGLGPRARKRPPFDGVRWSGPYALADSCWNLGRAGLRWALLARLSDVDEATDLSPDHFR, from the coding sequence ATGGCGAGCACGCGCCATCTGGTGATTTTCGCGCGCCAGCCGCAGATCGGGGTTGGCAAGCGGCGCTTGGCGCGTGGGGTCGGCGATTTGAACGCCTGGCGCTTCCAGCGTCTGATGCTGGCGCGCCTGCTGCATCGCGTTGCCGGCGACCCGCGCTGGACGACCTGGCTGGCGGTCACCCCCGACAGCGCTGCTGTCCGTCCGACCTGGCTTCCGCGTGCGGCATACGGTGCAGTCACTGCGATCCCGCAGGGTCGGGGGGATCTGGGGGCGCGGATGGCGCGTCCGATGCGCACCCTGCCGGCGGGGCCTGTCGTGATCGTCGGCAGCGACGTGCCTGGGATCGACCGCCACCATGTTGCGCACGCCTTCTTCGCATTGGGGCGGACGGACGCCGTTCTGGGGCCGGCGGCCGACGGCGGCTATTGGCTGATCGGGCTGGGGCCGCGGGCCCGTAAGCGCCCGCCGTTCGACGGCGTGCGCTGGAGTGGGCCGTACGCCCTGGCCGATAGCTGCTGGAACCTGGGCCGCGCCGGTCTGCGGTGGGCCCTGTTGGCGCGATTGTCCGATGTGGATGAGGCGACCGACCTGTCGCCGGATCATTTTCGTTGA
- a CDS encoding helix-turn-helix domain-containing protein, translating into MSGTGSHTPTDPRAHTGSWHPDRLDRSPLLRACEATARAAFVKSLRCHNVQKNELIVAEGTPSTYVHMIVDGCLMVWKQRADRNLQVTGFLFPGDLLGALAGVHYLYSARAVTRSTLASVRQTELNELSDTYPNLRHALYRTVTSEFALAQDQLLILGAMNAAERVATALLQFDRRQRARGMDADAPLWLPMRRTDLASYLALELPTLSRAFSRLRQDGIIACPSTTEVALRDRKALERMSCEAPI; encoded by the coding sequence ATGTCTGGAACCGGATCGCACACCCCCACCGACCCCCGTGCCCATACCGGGTCTTGGCATCCAGACCGGCTGGACAGGTCCCCCCTGCTCAGGGCGTGTGAAGCTACGGCGCGCGCGGCGTTCGTCAAGTCGCTACGGTGTCACAACGTCCAGAAGAACGAACTGATCGTCGCGGAAGGCACCCCATCGACATACGTTCACATGATCGTCGACGGCTGCCTCATGGTGTGGAAGCAACGCGCCGACCGGAACCTGCAAGTGACCGGATTCCTGTTCCCGGGCGATCTACTGGGCGCCCTTGCGGGGGTACACTACCTCTACAGCGCGCGGGCCGTCACCCGCAGCACATTGGCCAGCGTGCGACAGACGGAGCTCAACGAGCTGAGCGACACCTACCCTAACCTACGCCACGCCCTCTATCGCACCGTGACGTCAGAATTCGCATTGGCCCAGGATCAATTGTTGATTTTGGGCGCCATGAACGCGGCGGAACGCGTCGCCACCGCCCTGCTGCAGTTCGACCGCCGGCAGCGGGCGCGCGGCATGGACGCGGACGCACCGCTATGGCTACCGATGCGCCGCACCGACCTCGCCTCCTACCTCGCTCTCGAACTACCCACCTTGAGCCGGGCTTTCAGCCGGCTGCGCCAAGACGGCATCATCGCCTGCCCCTCGACCACCGAAGTCGCTCTACGCGACCGCAAGGCGTTGGAGCGGATGAGCTGCGAAGCCCCGATCTAA
- a CDS encoding sensor histidine kinase, with product MLTPSASSVRPGRALFLLGLGAIVGLVAFLTYASTEAYFAARKEIVAQTTDEARVLREHADRTFQAVDMALKEVIRTVDTQPWEEIARSRNVWHRMREIANSLPQLRSIWLVDQNGYMRLYSAKWETPPLDTIDREYFSAHGFGRKSHLHFSPTMPGKYTGNTFVPVSRPITVGTYGFRGVVAAAVEPAYYLPILRTDSACADCKVGIYRSDGTAMVTGGRGTATDPTRIQNLFKETPKPGVSAWTSQQKTFLDDHDALATVAMSPTYDIGIVAAAPTSAVWDRWWNYVRGMLIAGVPCVLGLTLLLHRAQLASRIQDHARRDAEAARQREQTLREQAAEANRSKSEFLTLMSHELRTPLNAVIGFSEIISKQSFGPNHPNYREYAQDIYESGQHLLSLINDILDLAKIEAQRHKLYEEEIELAETLRSVRRLAAFRAEQTQVALFVPDSDLHLRADARALKQMLLNLVVNALKFTDPGGSVTVSVARDDTWLYLSVTDTGHGMGPADLERAMQLFGQAENALTRRAEGTGLGINITSALAKLHDGGLDIFSVPGEGTRATVRLPVTRISSNQSSAMAQDSAGINIDAQRTTREDMRAR from the coding sequence ATGCTGACGCCTTCCGCTTCGTCCGTACGTCCTGGCCGTGCGTTGTTCCTGCTGGGCCTTGGGGCCATCGTGGGCCTCGTCGCCTTTCTCACCTACGCCAGCACCGAAGCGTACTTCGCTGCACGCAAGGAGATCGTGGCCCAGACGACAGACGAAGCGCGCGTGCTTAGAGAGCATGCCGACCGCACTTTCCAGGCGGTCGACATGGCGCTCAAGGAAGTCATCCGCACCGTAGACACCCAGCCCTGGGAAGAGATTGCGCGCAGCCGCAACGTCTGGCATCGGATGCGCGAGATTGCCAATAGCCTGCCGCAACTGCGTTCGATCTGGTTGGTCGACCAGAACGGCTACATGCGCCTGTACAGCGCAAAATGGGAAACGCCACCGCTCGACACGATCGACCGGGAGTATTTCAGCGCCCACGGCTTCGGCAGGAAGTCCCACCTGCATTTCAGCCCGACAATGCCAGGCAAGTACACCGGCAACACCTTCGTGCCGGTCAGCCGGCCGATCACGGTGGGCACATACGGTTTCCGCGGCGTCGTCGCCGCAGCGGTGGAGCCGGCCTACTACCTACCGATTCTACGCACCGATAGCGCGTGCGCGGATTGTAAGGTCGGCATCTACCGGTCAGACGGCACGGCGATGGTGACCGGTGGACGCGGCACTGCCACGGACCCGACGCGCATCCAGAACCTGTTCAAGGAGACGCCAAAGCCAGGCGTGTCCGCCTGGACCAGTCAACAGAAAACGTTCCTGGACGATCACGACGCGCTGGCCACCGTCGCGATGAGTCCGACCTACGATATCGGCATCGTCGCCGCCGCGCCGACATCGGCGGTCTGGGACCGCTGGTGGAATTATGTCCGCGGCATGTTGATCGCCGGGGTGCCATGCGTATTGGGCCTTACGCTGCTGCTTCACCGCGCACAGCTTGCCAGCCGCATACAGGATCATGCGCGGCGCGACGCAGAGGCTGCGCGCCAACGCGAGCAGACGTTGCGCGAACAAGCGGCAGAGGCAAACCGCAGCAAATCCGAGTTCCTGACGTTGATGAGCCACGAATTGCGCACACCCCTCAACGCAGTCATCGGATTCTCCGAGATCATCTCGAAGCAATCGTTCGGCCCGAACCATCCCAACTACCGCGAATATGCGCAGGATATCTACGAAAGCGGACAGCACCTCCTCTCGCTGATCAACGATATCCTCGACCTGGCAAAGATCGAGGCGCAGCGCCACAAGCTGTACGAAGAGGAGATCGAACTCGCCGAGACATTGCGCTCGGTCCGCCGCCTGGCTGCCTTTCGAGCCGAACAGACGCAGGTTGCGCTGTTCGTCCCAGACAGCGATCTGCACCTGCGCGCCGACGCGCGCGCCTTGAAGCAGATGCTGCTGAACCTGGTCGTGAACGCGCTTAAATTCACCGATCCGGGCGGGTCCGTGACCGTGTCCGTCGCGCGCGACGACACGTGGCTCTATCTGTCAGTTACTGATACCGGCCATGGGATGGGCCCGGCAGACCTGGAACGGGCGATGCAACTGTTCGGCCAGGCGGAAAATGCTTTGACGCGCCGGGCAGAAGGCACAGGCCTCGGCATCAACATCACCAGCGCGCTTGCCAAGCTACACGACGGCGGACTGGATATCTTCAGTGTCCCCGGTGAAGGCACCCGCGCGACCGTGCGACTGCCCGTCACACGGATCAGTTCCAACCAGTCAAGCGCCATGGCTCAGGATTCCGCGGGTATCAATATCGACGCCCAGCGCACCACCCGTGAAGATATGCGCGCGCGCTAA
- a CDS encoding response regulator transcription factor, with amino-acid sequence MRILLADDHELVRDTLAAYLQQSGEIKVSAVGSFDEARTAINNSGPFDLVLLDYTMPGMHELDGLSEAIRLNAGKPVGLISGTASPAVAEQALAAGAAGFVPKSMAAKSLIHAVNLMAAGECYAPFSFLNQKPPEPETPALSTQLSRREREVLLCLTQGLANKEIARQLDIQEVTVKLHVKTLCRKLDARNRTHAAMIAKEGGLV; translated from the coding sequence ATGCGCATCCTGCTCGCTGACGACCACGAGTTGGTCCGGGATACCCTTGCCGCCTATCTGCAACAGTCGGGCGAGATTAAAGTCAGCGCGGTTGGGTCTTTTGATGAAGCCCGAACCGCGATCAATAACTCCGGTCCGTTCGATCTGGTCCTGCTCGACTATACCATGCCGGGGATGCACGAGCTGGACGGCCTGAGCGAAGCCATCCGCCTGAATGCCGGAAAGCCCGTGGGGCTGATCTCCGGAACCGCGAGCCCCGCGGTCGCCGAACAGGCTCTGGCGGCCGGCGCAGCCGGCTTTGTGCCGAAGTCGATGGCCGCAAAATCGCTGATCCATGCGGTCAACCTGATGGCCGCCGGGGAATGCTACGCCCCATTCAGCTTTCTGAATCAAAAACCGCCGGAGCCAGAAACCCCGGCCTTATCAACTCAGCTCTCCCGGCGCGAACGGGAAGTGCTGTTGTGCCTGACCCAAGGCTTGGCGAACAAGGAAATCGCCCGGCAACTCGACATTCAAGAGGTCACGGTCAAGCTGCACGTGAAGACGCTGTGCCGCAAGCTGGATGCCCGCAACCGCACCCATGCCGCGATGATCGCCAAGGAAGGGGGATTGGTCTGA
- a CDS encoding hybrid sensor histidine kinase/response regulator — protein sequence MLAFFALVATGTGVSLYQQLSDLRAAPQDNVQWSLAQLEADLLRLQTAVQDAQAFDGEIAQVRRHFDLFYSRAQTVRQGRGFAELRRVAQVDRDLQQVQSFLETIVPIVDSDNETLRRQLDQVHNQVRSLLPVVRDISLAGVRLHAAQSDSRRQNFVNALLTASAVAFGLIVLLVLTLAVLDRQHRISLRRAAEVSHSRDRLSATIGASLDAVVVADAAGRIVDWNGAAERIFGYSHDQAVGAEMTALIIPEGERAQHRRTMQRYLRDSSINSVDTGRFETTALNAHGTVFPVELALGVSQGPDGPIIIYYLRDISSRRAQQAALVAARDEALAAERAKTDFLAVMSHEMRTPLNGVLGVLDLLERTDLDAQQRRYVATAVGSGGILLKHINDVLDVTRVEAGKMVFQKEAIDLRAVLDETLMIGAPMVEQKGNTAKVTGDEPTRRVLGDPHRLRQVLLNLFSNAAKFTRNGHIELELRVADTDDDTSDVEIAVNDTGPGIPPPDRKRIFDDFVTLNSSYDRNAGGSGLGLAICRRIVEAMGGEIGVTPGAGDRGSRFWIRLALPWATDAADESNVQSAGGDLATPAGYQVLLVEDNEVNRMVAVEMLRQAGHHVSEAHDGLSGIAAAAQRRFDLILMDISMPAMDGVEATQAIRQGGGFSKNTPIVALTAHALPEDRRRFADAGMQDAIIKPLRRTELLAIVARYVTQKQESVTAAAVPQAATPSPTPPDEDDALGEEDDIIDADVLSDLSVTLPPETLNRTISMVRREIASGLSVIETTARGPDDAELARQVHRMAGCAAMVGAYTLHGVCGVIEEACKRGDGETARAKIDVLRDSAMATESILAEFAEETAA from the coding sequence GTGCTGGCGTTTTTCGCCCTGGTCGCCACCGGCACCGGGGTCAGTCTGTACCAGCAGTTGAGCGATCTGCGCGCAGCGCCGCAGGACAATGTGCAGTGGAGCCTCGCCCAACTCGAAGCCGACCTGCTAAGGCTCCAAACGGCCGTGCAGGATGCCCAGGCGTTCGACGGCGAGATCGCTCAGGTCCGCCGGCATTTCGATCTCTTCTACAGCCGGGCGCAGACAGTCCGGCAGGGACGTGGGTTCGCAGAGCTGCGGCGGGTCGCACAGGTCGACCGCGACCTGCAGCAGGTACAAAGCTTTCTGGAGACGATCGTACCGATCGTCGATTCCGATAACGAAACGCTTCGCCGTCAACTGGACCAGGTGCACAACCAAGTGCGCAGCCTGCTCCCGGTGGTGCGCGACATTTCCCTCGCTGGCGTCCGCCTTCACGCGGCGCAGTCGGATTCCAGACGGCAGAACTTCGTCAATGCCCTGCTGACCGCCTCGGCCGTCGCATTCGGGCTGATCGTGCTGCTGGTCCTCACGCTCGCCGTGCTCGACCGGCAGCATCGCATATCCCTGCGCCGGGCCGCGGAAGTCAGCCACAGCCGCGACCGTCTATCGGCAACCATCGGCGCGTCGCTGGATGCCGTGGTGGTCGCCGACGCCGCTGGCCGGATTGTCGATTGGAACGGCGCCGCCGAACGGATCTTCGGCTACAGCCACGATCAGGCCGTTGGCGCGGAGATGACGGCCCTGATCATCCCAGAAGGCGAGCGGGCCCAGCACCGGCGCACGATGCAACGTTACTTGCGCGACAGCAGCATAAACAGTGTCGACACCGGCCGGTTCGAGACCACCGCCCTGAACGCGCACGGCACGGTGTTTCCGGTCGAACTGGCGCTCGGCGTCAGCCAGGGTCCCGATGGACCGATCATCATCTACTACCTGCGCGACATCTCCAGCCGACGTGCCCAGCAGGCGGCGCTGGTCGCCGCCCGCGACGAAGCGCTGGCGGCCGAACGCGCCAAAACCGATTTCCTGGCGGTGATGAGCCACGAGATGCGGACCCCGTTGAACGGCGTGCTGGGCGTGCTCGATCTGTTGGAGCGCACCGACCTGGACGCGCAGCAGCGCCGCTATGTCGCCACCGCCGTCGGTTCCGGCGGGATCCTGCTCAAGCACATCAACGACGTGCTCGACGTCACCCGGGTCGAAGCCGGGAAGATGGTTTTCCAGAAGGAAGCGATCGACCTGCGGGCGGTGCTCGACGAAACGCTGATGATCGGTGCACCGATGGTGGAGCAGAAAGGCAATACAGCCAAGGTGACCGGCGATGAGCCCACCCGGCGCGTGCTGGGTGACCCGCACCGCCTACGCCAGGTCCTGCTCAACCTGTTCTCCAACGCCGCCAAGTTCACCCGGAACGGGCACATCGAACTGGAGCTCAGGGTTGCGGACACAGACGACGATACCAGCGACGTCGAGATCGCCGTGAACGACACCGGCCCGGGTATCCCGCCGCCGGACCGGAAGCGCATCTTCGACGACTTCGTCACGCTCAACAGCAGCTACGACCGCAACGCCGGCGGCTCCGGGCTGGGTCTGGCAATCTGCCGGCGGATCGTGGAAGCGATGGGCGGGGAGATCGGCGTCACCCCAGGCGCGGGGGACCGCGGCAGCCGGTTCTGGATCCGCCTGGCCCTTCCCTGGGCGACGGACGCGGCTGACGAGTCCAACGTGCAGTCTGCCGGGGGAGACCTCGCCACTCCCGCAGGGTACCAAGTGCTGCTGGTCGAAGATAACGAGGTGAACCGGATGGTGGCCGTGGAAATGCTGCGCCAGGCCGGTCACCACGTGAGCGAGGCGCATGACGGTTTGTCTGGAATCGCCGCCGCTGCGCAGCGCCGCTTCGACCTGATCCTGATGGATATCAGCATGCCTGCGATGGACGGTGTCGAGGCGACGCAAGCGATCCGTCAAGGCGGCGGTTTCTCCAAGAATACGCCGATCGTCGCGTTGACCGCCCACGCCCTGCCGGAAGACCGCCGCCGGTTCGCGGACGCCGGCATGCAGGACGCGATCATCAAGCCGCTGCGCCGCACAGAATTGCTCGCCATCGTGGCCCGCTACGTCACGCAAAAGCAGGAATCCGTCACCGCGGCCGCGGTCCCGCAGGCGGCAACGCCGTCTCCAACACCACCGGATGAGGACGACGCACTCGGTGAAGAGGACGACATCATCGACGCCGACGTGCTCAGCGACCTCTCGGTCACTCTTCCCCCGGAAACGCTTAACCGGACCATTTCCATGGTCCGGCGGGAGATCGCCAGCGGCCTGTCCGTCATCGAAACCACGGCACGCGGTCCGGACGACGCGGAACTGGCGCGGCAAGTTCATCGCATGGCCGGGTGCGCCGCAATGGTCGGCGCATACACGCTACATGGCGTCTGCGGCGTCATCGAGGAGGCGTGCAAACGCGGCGACGGCGAAACCGCCCGGGCGAAAATAGACGTATTGCGTGACTCTGCGATGGCGACCGAGTCCATCCTGGCCGAGTTCGCCGAGGAAACGGCTGCCTGA
- a CDS encoding molybdopterin-dependent oxidoreductase: protein MRFPFLSSRFQPTPGHTTGHLLAAVALLIGLLVGPMDSHAQSLGTPEGKVVLTVTGEIGRTNRDDAMVFDRAMLRELPQTSFTTSTIWTKGKHSFTGVALRDLLSAVEAKGKTLRATALNDYAIVMPIDAAEGALVAYAMDGEAMSVRDKGPLWIVYPFDSDAAFQRETVYARSIWQLNRLQVTD, encoded by the coding sequence ATGCGCTTCCCCTTCCTTTCCTCCCGTTTTCAACCAACTCCAGGCCATACCACCGGCCATCTACTTGCCGCTGTCGCGCTGCTGATCGGCCTGCTAGTCGGCCCGATGGACAGCCATGCCCAATCGCTCGGCACGCCCGAAGGCAAGGTTGTGCTGACCGTCACGGGCGAGATCGGGCGCACCAACCGCGACGATGCGATGGTGTTCGACCGCGCCATGCTGCGCGAACTGCCCCAGACCAGCTTCACCACCTCGACGATCTGGACCAAGGGCAAGCACAGCTTCACCGGCGTGGCGCTGCGCGACCTGCTGTCGGCCGTTGAAGCCAAGGGCAAGACCCTGCGCGCAACCGCCCTGAACGATTACGCGATCGTCATGCCCATCGACGCAGCGGAAGGCGCCCTGGTCGCCTACGCCATGGACGGCGAAGCGATGTCCGTGCGCGACAAGGGTCCGCTGTGGATCGTCTATCCCTTTGACTCGGATGCGGCCTTCCAGCGCGAAACGGTCTACGCACGCAGCATCTGGCAGCTCAACCGGCTGCAGGTGACAGACTGA